A single Sutterella megalosphaeroides DNA region contains:
- the murD gene encoding UDP-N-acetylmuramoyl-L-alanine--D-glutamate ligase has product MSMETPLKSQENAPSARRTALVVGLGASGLAAIEYLVRRGWSVRAADTREAPAGAKTAAERFPGVDVRTGGLPESLLDGAELVVMSPGLSPDYGAAAPLVARARACGIEVIGEIECFARELARLKAETGYAPKVVGITGTNGKTTTTVLTTKMLEAAGLSARAAGNIGPNAVLELLKAEDAGELPDAWVLELSSFQLATTSNLKCDAAALLNVTEDHLDWHGSMAAYAEAKRRIFSEDTVRVLNRDDKLSVASADGIDPKRVRTFGQGSPGRPGESGLMHVDGLVWLAYVPSLPATTPASAAARRLAGEETPAAEALLPEGALKIQGRHNAMNALAALALVEAVGASLAGPLRVLETYSGEPHRVEHVMTVDGVDFIDDSKGTNVGAVIAAVSGFAAQGRRVLIVLGGDGKGQDFAPLGKALSGAAACAALIGRDAEAIGKVLVDVPHVRSATLEEAVEVLWARRRPGDVLLLSPACASWDMFRDYAERSRRFIEAAERIRAREEADSAGGSAS; this is encoded by the coding sequence ATGTCGATGGAAACGCCGTTGAAGTCTCAGGAAAACGCGCCGTCCGCCCGCCGGACGGCTCTCGTCGTCGGTCTCGGTGCCTCGGGACTCGCCGCAATCGAATACCTCGTTCGCCGCGGTTGGTCCGTGCGGGCGGCCGACACGCGCGAAGCGCCCGCGGGCGCGAAGACCGCGGCGGAACGCTTCCCCGGGGTCGACGTGCGTACGGGCGGGCTCCCGGAAAGTCTCCTTGACGGGGCGGAGCTCGTCGTCATGTCCCCGGGGCTCTCGCCCGACTACGGGGCGGCCGCGCCCCTCGTTGCGCGGGCGCGCGCCTGCGGGATCGAGGTGATCGGCGAGATCGAATGCTTCGCGCGCGAACTCGCGCGCCTCAAGGCCGAAACGGGCTACGCCCCGAAGGTGGTGGGGATCACGGGGACGAACGGCAAAACGACGACGACCGTACTCACGACGAAGATGCTCGAAGCGGCGGGACTCTCCGCCCGAGCCGCGGGCAACATCGGCCCGAACGCCGTCCTCGAACTTCTGAAGGCCGAGGACGCGGGGGAACTGCCCGACGCGTGGGTGCTCGAACTGTCGAGCTTCCAACTCGCGACCACCTCGAACCTCAAGTGCGACGCGGCGGCGCTTCTCAACGTGACCGAAGACCACCTCGACTGGCACGGCTCGATGGCGGCCTATGCCGAGGCGAAGCGCCGCATCTTTTCCGAAGATACGGTGCGTGTTTTGAATCGCGACGACAAGCTCTCAGTCGCGTCCGCCGACGGGATCGACCCGAAGCGCGTTCGCACCTTCGGGCAGGGCTCGCCCGGCCGTCCCGGCGAATCGGGCCTGATGCACGTCGACGGCCTCGTGTGGCTTGCGTACGTTCCGAGTCTGCCTGCGACGACGCCTGCGAGCGCCGCGGCCCGACGTCTCGCGGGGGAAGAAACCCCCGCGGCCGAAGCGCTCCTTCCCGAAGGGGCCCTCAAAATTCAGGGGCGCCACAACGCGATGAACGCCTTGGCGGCGCTGGCGCTCGTTGAGGCGGTCGGCGCGTCGCTTGCGGGCCCTTTGCGCGTTCTCGAAACCTACTCGGGCGAGCCGCACCGCGTCGAACACGTGATGACCGTCGACGGGGTCGACTTCATCGACGACTCCAAGGGCACGAACGTGGGCGCCGTGATCGCGGCCGTCTCGGGCTTTGCCGCCCAGGGGCGGCGTGTTCTCATCGTCCTCGGCGGGGACGGGAAGGGGCAGGACTTCGCGCCGCTCGGCAAAGCGCTCTCGGGTGCTGCGGCCTGCGCCGCGCTGATCGGGCGCGACGCCGAGGCGATCGGAAAGGTGTTGGTCGACGTCCCGCACGTACGCTCGGCGACGCTCGAAGAGGCGGTCGAGGTGCTGTGGGCCCGCCGCCGTCCGGGCGACGTGCTGCTCCTCTCGCCCGCTTGCGCGTCGTGGGACATGTTCCGCGACTACGCCGAACGAAGCCGCCGTTTCATTGAAGCGGCCGAGCGCATTCGTGCTCGTGAAGAAGCCGACTCCGCCGGGGGAAGCGCGTCGTGA
- the ftsW gene encoding putative lipid II flippase FtsW: MKKTLASIHPLKSRATNDWSLYDNTPVGPNWDVLVCVVALLAIGAVMVFSATTAFAESPRFSVESTTYLVRHLSSIAFATVCALVVYRIPMSFWFRWSVPIGVLAVLVLVAVFIPGFGKSVNGARRWITLGFMNLQVSEMVKVAALIFTAAFTVKKQDYMHSFLSGFFPMAAVMMLLSFLLIQQPDLGATVVIAAEIMGILFLGGLSINIFLAVLVIVCTFVGWMIYATPWRLGRFLAYLDPWSEEYVLGQAYQLSHSLIAFGRGELFGVGLGGSVEKLNYLPEAHTDFIMAVIAEETGFVGVILVLFLFYWLIRRAFEIGRQSIKLERAFQGLLAQGVGLWFGVQVIINIGVASGAFPTKGLTLPFVSFGGSALLSGLVAVALLLRVDKENKILMRGGQV, encoded by the coding sequence GTGAAAAAGACCCTGGCCTCGATTCATCCTCTGAAGTCGCGTGCGACGAACGACTGGTCGCTCTACGACAACACGCCCGTCGGGCCCAACTGGGACGTCCTCGTCTGCGTGGTGGCGCTCCTTGCGATCGGCGCCGTCATGGTCTTTTCCGCGACGACCGCATTTGCCGAGAGCCCCCGCTTCAGCGTCGAGAGCACGACCTACCTCGTGCGACACCTCTCAAGCATCGCCTTTGCGACGGTGTGTGCGCTCGTCGTCTATCGGATTCCGATGAGCTTCTGGTTTCGCTGGTCGGTGCCGATCGGCGTTCTGGCCGTGCTCGTACTCGTCGCGGTCTTCATTCCGGGGTTCGGCAAGTCCGTGAATGGCGCCCGCCGCTGGATCACGCTCGGCTTCATGAACCTGCAGGTGTCCGAAATGGTGAAGGTGGCCGCGCTCATCTTCACGGCCGCCTTTACGGTGAAGAAACAGGACTACATGCACTCGTTTCTGTCGGGCTTTTTCCCGATGGCCGCGGTGATGATGCTTCTTTCCTTCCTCCTCATTCAGCAGCCCGACCTGGGTGCGACCGTCGTGATCGCCGCGGAGATCATGGGGATCCTCTTTCTCGGAGGACTCTCGATCAACATCTTCCTCGCGGTGCTCGTGATCGTGTGCACGTTCGTCGGGTGGATGATCTACGCAACGCCCTGGCGACTCGGGCGCTTTCTTGCGTACCTCGACCCGTGGTCGGAAGAGTACGTGCTCGGGCAGGCCTATCAGCTCTCGCACTCGCTCATCGCCTTCGGGCGCGGGGAACTCTTCGGGGTCGGGCTCGGCGGCTCGGTGGAAAAACTCAATTACCTTCCCGAGGCCCATACGGACTTCATCATGGCGGTGATCGCCGAAGAGACGGGCTTTGTTGGTGTTATCCTCGTTCTTTTCCTTTTTTACTGGCTCATCCGGCGGGCGTTCGAAATCGGACGACAGTCGATCAAGCTCGAACGCGCCTTCCAAGGGCTTCTCGCTCAGGGCGTCGGTCTCTGGTTCGGCGTGCAGGTGATCATCAACATCGGGGTCGCCTCGGGCGCCTTCCCGACGAAGGGGCTGACGCTGCCCTTCGTGAGCTTCGGAGGGTCGGCCCTCTTGTCGGGGCTCGTCGCCGTGGCGCTCCTCTTGCGGGTGGACAAGGAAAACAAGATTTTGATGCGCGGAGGTCAGGTGTGA